In a single window of the Diospyros lotus cultivar Yz01 chromosome 10, ASM1463336v1, whole genome shotgun sequence genome:
- the LOC127811917 gene encoding probable aminotransferase TAT2, producing the protein MDNGIKKCDGAQEVDHHQTPRNMTIKGILGLLMANVDADDKRRVISLGMGDPSAYSCFHTTAVAEQAVADTLSSQKFNGYAPTVGLPQTRTAIAEYLSCDLPYKLSPDDAFVTAGCTQAIDVALTILARPGVNILLPRPGFPIYELCAAFRNLEVRHFDLIPEKGWEVDLDAVESLADSNTVAMVIINPGNPCGNVYTYQHLKKIAETAKRLKFIVIADEVYGHLAFGDNTFVPMGVFGSIVPILTLGSLSKRWIVPGWRLGWFVINDPCSTFKNPKVIERIKKYFDICGGPATFIQAAVPHILQQTEEVFFTKTINTLKQTADICCNKIKEIHCITCPHKPQGSMAVMVKLNLSLLKGISDDIDFCFKLAKEESVIILPGIAVGMENWVRITFAVDPSSLEEALGRVKCFYQRHSYRQTEC; encoded by the exons aTGGACAATGGAATAAAGAAATGTGACGGCGCCCAAGAAGTTGATCATCATCAAACGCCCAGGAATATGACCATTAAAGGCATTCTTGGGTTGTTGATGGCAAACGTCGATGCTGACGACAAGCGCCGCGTGATTTCTCTGGGGATGGGCGACCCTTCTGCCTACTCCTGCTTTCACACCACTGCCGTCGCCGAGCAGGCTGTTGCCGATACTCTCAGCTCCCAAAAGTTCAATGGCTATGCCCCCACCGTGGGTCTTCCTCAGACTAGAAC GGCAATCGCTGAATATTTGTCATGTGACCTCCCTTACAAGTTATCACCTGATGATGCTTTTGtcacagccggttgcactcaAGCTATTGATGTAGCATTAACAATTTTAGCTCGCCCTGGAGTGAATATTTTGCTTCCAAGACCTGGGTTCCCAATCTACGAACTCTGTGCTGCATTTAGAAATCTTGAAGTTCGGCATTTCGATCTTATCCCTGAGAAGGGTTGGGAAGTTGATCTGGATGCTGTTGAATCGCTTGCTGATTCTAACACTGTTGCAATGGTAATCATAAATCCTGGGAATCCATGTGGCAATGTCTATACCTATCAACACTTGAAGAAG ATTGCTGAAACTGCAAAAAGGctaaaatttattgtaattgCCGATGAAGTTTATGGCCATCTTGCTTTCGGAGACAATACTTTTGTGCCAATGGGAGTTTTTGGATCCATCGTTCCTATTCTCACCCTTGGCTCTTTATCAAAGAGATGGATAGTGCCTGGTTGGCGACTTGGTTGGTTTGTGATAAATGATCCCTGTAGCACATTCAAAAATCCGAAG GTGATTGAGCGCATAAAGAAGTACTTTGATATTTGCGGAGGTCCTGCTACATTTATACAA GCAGCAGTCCCTCATATTCTTCAACAAACTGAAGAGGTTTTCTTTACGAAGACCATTAATACATTGAAGCAGACGGCAGATATTTGTTGCAATAAAATAAAGGAGATCCATTGCATTACATGCCCGCATAAACCACAGGGATCCATGGCTGTAATG gtgaaGCTGAATCTTTCCCTCCTGAAAGGCATTAGTGATGACATTGACTTCTGCTTCAAATTGGCAAAAGAGGAATCTGTCATCATTCTTCCAG GAATTGCGGTGGGCATGGAAAACTGGGTCCGGATCACATTTGCAGTCGATCCATCCTCGCTTGAAGAAGCTTTAGGGAGGGTGAAGTGTTTCTATCAACGGCACTCCTATCGCCAAACAGAATGCTAA